A single region of the Streptomyces caelestis genome encodes:
- a CDS encoding MBL fold metallo-hydrolase: protein MSALPATTTPFPVRVFGGPTALFEYGGLRFLTDPTFDGPGDFPAPAVVLTKTAPSAGTPAELGPIDVVLLSHDEHADNLDTSGRALLADVPLTLTTPGGGQRLGDKATGLADWQSVELDRPDGGTVTVTGVPAIHGPGPREEVEPIAGQVVGFVLTGEGLPTVYVSGDNASLDAVKEIAERFAPVDTAILFAGAPRFAEVFDGKVIVLDSAMAAEATRILGARRVVPVHYDSWAHFTEGHDELEAAFTAAGLADRLDWGGRD, encoded by the coding sequence ATGTCTGCGCTTCCTGCGACGACCACCCCCTTCCCCGTCCGCGTCTTCGGTGGCCCGACCGCCCTCTTCGAGTACGGCGGCCTGCGGTTCCTGACCGACCCGACCTTCGACGGCCCCGGCGACTTCCCGGCGCCCGCCGTGGTCCTGACCAAGACCGCCCCGTCCGCCGGCACGCCCGCCGAACTCGGCCCCATCGACGTGGTGCTCCTCTCGCACGACGAGCACGCCGACAACCTCGACACTTCCGGCCGGGCCCTGCTCGCGGACGTCCCGCTCACCCTCACCACCCCCGGGGGCGGACAGCGCCTCGGCGACAAGGCCACGGGCCTGGCCGACTGGCAGTCCGTCGAGCTCGACCGCCCCGACGGCGGCACGGTCACCGTCACGGGCGTCCCCGCCATCCACGGGCCCGGCCCCCGCGAGGAGGTCGAGCCGATAGCCGGCCAGGTCGTCGGCTTCGTGCTGACCGGCGAGGGCCTGCCCACCGTCTACGTCAGCGGCGACAACGCCTCACTCGACGCGGTGAAGGAGATCGCCGAGCGCTTCGCACCGGTGGACACCGCCATCCTGTTCGCCGGCGCGCCGCGCTTCGCCGAAGTCTTCGACGGAAAGGTCATCGTCCTGGACAGCGCCATGGCCGCCGAGGCCACGCGGATCCTCGGAGCCCGCCGCGTGGTCCCCGTGCACTACGACAGCTGGGCCCACTTCACCGAGGGACATGACGAGCTGGAGGCGGCTTTCACCGCCGCCGGGCTGGCCGACCGTCTGGACTGGGGCGGACGCGACTGA
- a CDS encoding sugar ABC transporter ATP-binding protein: protein MSNPDELLRIEGIRKTFPGVVALDGVDFDLRRGEVHVLLGENGAGKSTLIKMLSGAYTPDAGRILVGGEEVRIQGAQDSERLGIATIYQEFNLVPDLTVAENIFLGRQPRRFGMIDRKRMEADAEVLLARVGVKVSPRARVRELGIARLQMVEIAKALSLDARVLIMDEPTAVLTSEEVEKLFAIVRTLREDGVGIVFITHHLEEIAALGDRVTVIRDGRSVGQVPASTPEDELVRLMVGRSIEQQYPRERADRGAPLLTVEGLTRDGVFHDVSFEVHAGEVVGIAGLVGAGRTEVVRAVFGADPYDKGAVKVAGSAVPKYDVNAAMTAGIGLIPEDRKGQGLVLDASVEENLGLVTLRSATRAGLVDLKGQREAAERIAGQLGVRMAGIGQHVRTLSGGNQQKVVIGKWLLADTKVLILDEPTRGIDVGAKVEIYQLVNELTAAGAAVLMISSDLPEVLGMSDRVLVMAQGRIAGELSADEATQDAVMALAVSTPTTTTTTGTEASRGH, encoded by the coding sequence GTGAGCAACCCGGACGAGTTGCTGCGCATCGAGGGCATCCGCAAGACCTTCCCCGGCGTGGTCGCGCTCGACGGCGTCGACTTCGACCTGCGCCGGGGCGAGGTGCATGTGCTGCTCGGTGAGAACGGCGCGGGCAAGAGCACCCTCATCAAGATGCTCTCCGGCGCCTACACGCCCGACGCCGGGCGGATCCTGGTCGGCGGCGAGGAGGTGCGCATCCAGGGTGCGCAGGACTCCGAGCGGCTCGGGATCGCCACCATCTACCAGGAGTTCAACCTCGTTCCCGATCTGACGGTCGCCGAGAACATCTTCCTGGGGCGGCAGCCGCGCCGGTTCGGGATGATCGACCGGAAGCGGATGGAGGCCGACGCCGAGGTGCTCCTCGCGCGCGTAGGTGTGAAGGTGTCGCCACGCGCGCGGGTCCGCGAACTCGGTATCGCGCGCCTGCAGATGGTCGAGATCGCCAAGGCGCTCAGCCTCGACGCGCGCGTGCTCATCATGGACGAGCCGACGGCCGTGCTCACCTCCGAGGAGGTCGAGAAGCTCTTCGCGATCGTGCGCACGCTGCGCGAGGACGGCGTCGGGATCGTGTTCATCACGCATCACCTGGAGGAGATCGCCGCCCTCGGTGACCGGGTGACGGTCATCCGGGACGGCAGGAGCGTCGGGCAGGTGCCCGCCTCCACGCCCGAGGACGAGCTGGTACGGCTCATGGTGGGGCGGTCGATCGAGCAGCAGTACCCGCGCGAGAGGGCCGATCGCGGCGCCCCGTTGCTCACCGTCGAGGGGCTGACCCGGGACGGTGTCTTCCACGACGTCAGCTTCGAGGTGCACGCCGGTGAGGTGGTCGGCATCGCGGGGCTGGTCGGCGCCGGCCGTACGGAGGTCGTACGGGCCGTGTTCGGGGCGGACCCGTACGACAAGGGGGCCGTGAAGGTCGCCGGTTCGGCCGTCCCCAAGTACGACGTCAACGCGGCGATGACCGCGGGCATCGGGCTCATCCCCGAGGACCGCAAGGGCCAGGGCCTGGTGCTGGACGCGTCGGTCGAGGAGAACCTCGGGCTGGTGACGCTGCGGTCGGCCACGCGCGCGGGGCTCGTCGACCTCAAGGGGCAGCGCGAGGCCGCCGAGCGGATCGCCGGTCAGCTCGGCGTGCGCATGGCGGGCATCGGCCAGCACGTGCGCACGCTGTCCGGCGGCAACCAGCAGAAGGTCGTCATCGGCAAGTGGCTGCTGGCCGACACCAAGGTGCTGATCCTCGACGAGCCGACGCGCGGCATCGACGTCGGCGCCAAGGTCGAGATCTACCAGCTCGTCAACGAACTCACCGCCGCCGGCGCGGCCGTCCTGATGATCTCCAGCGACCTTCCCGAGGTGCTCGGCATGAGCGACCGGGTGCTGGTGATGGCGCAGGGCCGGATCGCCGGCGAACTCTCCGCCGACGAGGCGACCCAGGACGCCGTGATGGCACTCGCCGTCAGCACTCCGACGACCACGACCACGACCGGAACGGAGGCCTCCCGTGGCCACTGA
- the recD2 gene encoding SF1B family DNA helicase RecD2, giving the protein MPNQTGTPADERRLAVLEGVLERITYANEENGYTVARVDTGRGGGDLLTVVGALLGAQVGESLRMEGRWSSHPQYGKQFHVENYTTVLPATVQGIRRYLGSGLVKGIGPVFADRITQHFGLDTLQVIEEEPKRLIEVPGLGPKRTKKIADAWEEQKAIKEVMLFLQTVEVSTSIAVRIYKKYGDASISVVKNQPYRLAADVWGIGFLTADKIAQSVGIPHDSPERVKAGLQYALSQSTDQGHCFLPEEQLIKDAVKLLQVDTGLVIECLAELAEPPEDGEDPGVVREKVPGPDGGEPVTAIYLVPFHRAELSLSAQLLRLLRTEEDRMPGFRAVTWDKALGWLKTRTGVALAPEQEAAVRLALTEKVAVLTGGPGCGKSFTVRSIVELARAKKAKVVLAAPTGRAAKRLSELTGAEASTVHRLLELKPGGDAAYDRDRPLDADLVVVDEASMLDLLLANKLVKAVPPGAHLLFVGDVDQLPSVGAGEVLRDLLADGGPIPAVRLTRVFRQAQQSGVVTNAHRINAGQHPLTDGMKDFFLFVEDDTEAAGRLTVDVAARRIPAKFGLDPRRDVQVLAPMHRGPAGAGALNGLLQQAVTPGRPELPEKRFGGRVFRVGDKVTQIRNNYEKGKNGVFNGTVGVVTSLDPVDQRLTVLTDEDEEVPYEFDELDELAHAYAVTIHRSQGSEYPAVVIPVTTGAWMMLQRNLLYTAVTRAKQLVVLVGSRKAIGQAVRTVSAGRRCTALDFRLGSTKNDRSNES; this is encoded by the coding sequence ATGCCCAACCAAACGGGAACCCCCGCCGACGAACGGCGGCTCGCCGTGCTCGAAGGCGTTCTCGAGCGGATCACGTACGCCAACGAGGAGAACGGCTACACGGTCGCCCGGGTCGACACCGGCAGAGGCGGCGGCGACCTGCTCACGGTGGTGGGCGCGCTGCTCGGCGCCCAGGTGGGGGAGTCCCTGCGCATGGAGGGCCGCTGGAGCTCGCATCCCCAGTACGGCAAGCAGTTCCACGTGGAGAACTACACGACCGTCCTGCCGGCCACCGTCCAGGGCATCCGCCGATACCTCGGCTCCGGCCTGGTCAAGGGCATCGGCCCGGTCTTCGCCGACCGGATCACGCAGCATTTCGGCCTGGACACCCTGCAGGTCATCGAGGAGGAGCCCAAGCGGCTCATCGAGGTCCCGGGCCTCGGGCCCAAGCGGACGAAGAAGATCGCCGACGCCTGGGAGGAACAGAAGGCCATCAAGGAGGTCATGCTCTTCCTCCAGACCGTCGAGGTGTCCACGTCCATCGCCGTGCGGATCTACAAGAAGTACGGCGACGCGTCCATCTCCGTGGTGAAGAACCAGCCCTACCGTCTCGCCGCCGACGTCTGGGGCATCGGCTTCCTCACCGCCGACAAGATCGCCCAGTCCGTCGGCATCCCGCACGACAGTCCGGAGCGCGTCAAGGCGGGCCTGCAGTACGCGCTGTCGCAGTCCACCGACCAGGGCCACTGCTTCCTCCCGGAGGAACAGCTGATCAAGGACGCGGTCAAGCTCCTCCAGGTCGACACGGGCCTGGTCATCGAGTGCCTCGCCGAGCTGGCCGAGCCTCCGGAGGACGGCGAGGACCCCGGCGTCGTACGGGAGAAGGTCCCGGGCCCCGACGGCGGCGAGCCCGTCACCGCGATCTACCTCGTGCCCTTCCACCGGGCCGAACTCTCCCTCTCCGCCCAGCTGCTGCGCCTCCTGCGCACCGAGGAGGACCGGATGCCGGGCTTCCGGGCGGTGACCTGGGACAAGGCCCTCGGCTGGCTGAAGACACGCACCGGCGTCGCCCTCGCCCCCGAGCAGGAGGCCGCCGTCAGGCTCGCGCTGACCGAGAAGGTAGCCGTCCTCACCGGCGGCCCCGGTTGCGGCAAGTCCTTCACGGTCCGCTCCATCGTGGAGCTGGCCCGCGCCAAGAAGGCCAAGGTCGTGCTCGCCGCCCCGACCGGCCGGGCCGCCAAGCGCCTGTCCGAGCTCACCGGCGCCGAGGCCTCCACGGTCCACCGCCTGCTGGAGCTGAAACCCGGCGGTGACGCGGCCTACGACCGGGACCGCCCGCTGGACGCCGACCTGGTGGTGGTCGACGAGGCGTCCATGCTGGACCTGCTCCTCGCCAACAAGCTCGTCAAGGCCGTGCCGCCGGGAGCCCATCTCCTGTTCGTCGGGGATGTGGACCAGCTGCCCAGCGTCGGCGCGGGGGAGGTGCTGCGCGACCTCCTGGCCGACGGGGGCCCGATCCCCGCCGTCCGCCTCACCCGGGTCTTCCGCCAGGCCCAGCAGTCGGGCGTGGTGACGAACGCGCACCGGATCAACGCCGGCCAACACCCCCTCACCGACGGCATGAAGGACTTCTTCCTCTTCGTCGAGGACGACACGGAGGCCGCCGGCCGGCTCACGGTCGATGTGGCGGCCCGCCGGATCCCGGCCAAGTTCGGGCTCGACCCGCGCCGGGACGTGCAGGTCCTCGCCCCCATGCACCGGGGCCCGGCGGGCGCGGGCGCCCTCAACGGCCTGCTCCAGCAGGCCGTCACCCCGGGCCGCCCCGAGCTGCCCGAGAAGAGATTCGGCGGACGGGTGTTCCGTGTCGGCGACAAGGTCACCCAGATTCGCAACAATTACGAGAAGGGCAAGAACGGTGTCTTCAACGGCACCGTCGGCGTGGTCACCTCGCTCGACCCGGTCGACCAGCGTCTGACGGTGCTGACGGACGAGGACGAGGAGGTTCCGTACGAGTTCGACGAGCTCGACGAGCTGGCTCACGCCTACGCCGTGACCATCCACCGCTCCCAGGGCAGCGAGTACCCGGCGGTCGTCATCCCGGTCACCACGGGCGCCTGGATGATGCTCCAGCGCAACCTGCTCTACACGGCGGTCACCCGGGCCAAACAGCTGGTCGTCCTCGTCGGTTCGCGCAAGGCGATCGGCCAGGCGGTGCGCACGGTGTCGGCGGGCCGGAGGTGCACGGCACTCGACTTCCGGCTCGGTTCAACGAAAAATGATCGATCAAATGAGTCGTGA
- a CDS encoding DUF397 domain-containing protein — protein sequence MISSEHSGWYKSSYSGGSQAECLEVARDNPDVPVRDSKTTTGPTLIFSAHGWTAFVTAVKKGHIEA from the coding sequence ATGATCAGCAGTGAACACAGCGGGTGGTACAAGTCCAGCTACAGCGGCGGCAGCCAAGCCGAGTGCCTCGAAGTCGCCCGCGACAACCCAGACGTGCCCGTCCGCGACAGCAAGACCACCACCGGCCCCACCCTGATCTTCTCCGCCCATGGCTGGACGGCATTCGTGACGGCCGTCAAGAAAGGTCACATAGAGGCCTGA
- a CDS encoding citrate synthase, with the protein MSDNSVVLRYGDGEYTYPVIDSTVGDKGFDIGKLRAQTGLVTLDSGYGNTAAYKSAVTYLDGEAGILRYRGYPIEQLAERSTFLDVAYLLINGELPTVDELSTFKNDITQHTLLHEDVKNFYKGFPRDAHPMAMLSSVVSALSTFYQDSHNPFDERQRNLSTIRLLAKLPTIAAYAYKKSIGHPFVYPRNDLGYVENFLRMTFSVPAQEYELDPTVVSALDKLLILHADHEQNCSTSTVRLVGSSQANMFASISAGINALWGPLHGGANQSVLEMLEGIRDAGGDVDNFIRKVKNKEDGVRLMGFGHRVYKNFDPRAKIIKAAAHDVLSALGKSDELLDIALKLEEHALSDDYFVSRSLYPNVDFYTGLIYRAMGFPTEMFTVLFALGRLPGWIAQWHEMIKEPGSRIGRPRQIYTGVVERDFVPVEER; encoded by the coding sequence GTGAGCGACAACTCTGTAGTACTGCGGTACGGCGACGGCGAGTACACCTACCCGGTGATCGACAGCACCGTCGGTGACAAGGGCTTCGACATCGGCAAGCTCCGCGCCCAGACCGGTCTGGTGACGCTGGACAGCGGTTACGGCAATACCGCCGCCTACAAATCCGCCGTCACCTACCTGGACGGCGAAGCGGGCATCCTGCGGTACCGCGGCTACCCGATCGAGCAGTTGGCCGAGCGCTCCACGTTCCTGGACGTCGCCTACCTGCTGATCAACGGCGAGCTGCCGACCGTCGACGAGCTCTCGACGTTCAAGAACGACATCACGCAGCACACCCTGCTGCACGAGGACGTCAAGAACTTCTACAAGGGCTTCCCGCGTGACGCCCACCCGATGGCCATGCTGTCCTCGGTCGTCTCGGCGCTGTCCACGTTCTACCAGGACAGCCACAACCCGTTCGACGAGCGCCAGCGCAACCTCTCCACGATCCGTCTGCTCGCCAAGCTCCCGACGATCGCGGCGTACGCGTACAAGAAGTCGATCGGCCACCCGTTCGTCTACCCGCGCAACGACCTCGGCTACGTCGAGAACTTCCTCCGCATGACCTTCTCGGTCCCCGCGCAGGAGTACGAGCTCGACCCGACCGTGGTCTCCGCGCTGGACAAGCTGCTGATCCTGCACGCGGACCACGAGCAGAACTGCTCGACCTCCACGGTCCGCCTGGTCGGCTCCTCGCAGGCGAACATGTTCGCCTCGATCTCCGCCGGCATCAACGCCCTGTGGGGCCCGCTGCACGGCGGCGCCAACCAGTCCGTGCTGGAGATGCTGGAGGGCATCCGCGACGCCGGCGGCGACGTCGACAACTTCATCCGCAAGGTGAAGAACAAGGAGGACGGCGTCCGCCTGATGGGCTTCGGCCACCGGGTCTACAAGAACTTCGACCCGCGCGCCAAGATCATCAAGGCCGCCGCGCACGACGTGCTGTCCGCCCTCGGCAAGTCCGACGAGCTGCTGGACATCGCGCTGAAGCTGGAGGAGCACGCGCTCTCCGACGACTACTTCGTCTCGCGCAGCCTCTACCCGAACGTCGACTTCTACACCGGCCTGATCTACCGAGCCATGGGCTTCCCGACCGAGATGTTCACGGTCCTGTTCGCCCTCGGCCGCCTTCCGGGCTGGATCGCCCAGTGGCACGAGATGATCAAGGAGCCGGGCTCCCGCATCGGCCGCCCGCGCCAGATCTACACGGGCGTCGTCGAGCGCGACTTCGTGCCCGTCGAGGAGCGCTGA
- a CDS encoding LacI family DNA-binding transcriptional regulator yields MASIKDVAAEAGVSVATVSRVLNDHPSVSADARTRVLAAVESLGYRPNAVARSLRTDQTHTLGLVISDVMNPYFTELARSVEEEARALGYSVIIGNADERPDLQDHHVRNLLDRRIDGLLVSPTDGGSPLMLDAARAGTPMVFVDRWIPGVDVPVVRADGGAAVRDLVAHLYGLGHRRVAIIAGPAATTTGRERVEIFREALREHGLGLPEAYIGQGDFQAESGRRVTEGFLDLAEPPEVVFAADNLMALGALDAVRARGLRVPDDIALAAFDDIPWFVHTDPPVTAIAQPTGELGRAAVRALVDRIEGRTPESVTLPARLVIRRSCGESPSPVQRSTT; encoded by the coding sequence GTGGCCAGCATCAAGGACGTCGCTGCCGAGGCGGGCGTCTCCGTCGCCACGGTCTCGCGCGTCCTGAACGACCACCCGTCGGTCAGCGCCGACGCACGCACGCGCGTGCTGGCCGCCGTCGAGTCCCTGGGCTACCGCCCGAACGCCGTCGCCCGCTCCCTGCGCACCGACCAGACCCACACCCTCGGCCTGGTCATCAGCGACGTGATGAACCCGTACTTCACCGAACTGGCCCGCTCCGTCGAGGAGGAGGCCCGCGCGCTCGGCTACAGCGTCATCATCGGCAACGCCGACGAGCGGCCCGACCTCCAGGACCACCACGTACGCAACCTGCTGGACCGGCGGATCGACGGGCTGCTCGTCTCTCCGACGGACGGCGGCTCGCCGCTGATGCTGGACGCCGCGCGGGCGGGGACGCCCATGGTGTTCGTCGACCGGTGGATCCCGGGCGTGGACGTGCCGGTGGTCCGGGCGGACGGCGGGGCCGCCGTACGGGACCTCGTGGCCCATCTGTACGGGCTCGGGCACCGGCGGGTCGCGATCATCGCGGGCCCGGCGGCGACCACGACCGGACGCGAGCGCGTGGAGATCTTCAGGGAGGCCCTCCGGGAGCACGGGCTCGGCCTCCCCGAGGCCTACATAGGCCAGGGCGACTTCCAGGCCGAGAGCGGGCGCCGGGTCACCGAGGGCTTCCTCGACCTGGCCGAGCCGCCCGAGGTCGTGTTCGCCGCGGACAACCTGATGGCGCTCGGCGCGCTGGACGCCGTACGCGCGCGTGGCCTGCGCGTGCCGGACGACATCGCGCTGGCCGCGTTCGACGACATCCCGTGGTTCGTGCACACCGATCCGCCGGTCACCGCCATCGCCCAGCCCACGGGTGAGCTGGGGCGTGCCGCCGTACGCGCGCTGGTCGACCGCATCGAGGGCCGGACCCCCGAGTCCGTCACCCTCCCCGCCCGTCTCGTCATACGCCGCTCGTGCGGCGAGTCCCCCTCCCCAGTGCAAAGGAGCACGACGTGA
- a CDS encoding dihydrofolate reductase family protein, with protein MPHQLLRVQNFNVSSDGFGAGEGQSLERPFGHADPGQMFAWAGATASWPNRTDPGGSRGLDDYLTRDFANNIGAEIMGRNKFGPQRGPWQDYEWKGWWGDEPPFHTPVFVMTHHERPSFTLSDTTFHFVGGDPAEVLEQARQAAQGKDVRLGGGATVIRQFLDADLVDTLHVAVSPGVKLGSGSRLWESPEELFDRFHCDVVPSPSGVTHHLFWRK; from the coding sequence GTGCCCCACCAGCTACTGCGAGTGCAGAACTTCAACGTCTCGAGTGACGGATTCGGTGCCGGTGAGGGCCAGAGCCTGGAGCGTCCGTTCGGCCACGCCGACCCGGGGCAGATGTTCGCCTGGGCCGGCGCCACGGCGAGCTGGCCCAACCGCACCGACCCCGGCGGCAGCCGCGGTCTCGACGACTACCTCACGCGCGACTTCGCGAACAACATCGGCGCCGAGATCATGGGCCGCAACAAGTTCGGCCCCCAGCGCGGCCCCTGGCAGGACTACGAGTGGAAGGGCTGGTGGGGTGACGAACCGCCGTTCCACACGCCGGTGTTCGTCATGACCCACCATGAGCGCCCTTCGTTCACCCTCTCCGACACGACGTTCCACTTCGTCGGCGGCGACCCGGCCGAGGTGCTCGAACAAGCGCGTCAGGCCGCACAGGGCAAGGATGTCCGACTCGGCGGTGGCGCCACGGTCATCCGGCAGTTCCTCGACGCCGACCTCGTCGACACGCTGCACGTGGCGGTCTCGCCGGGGGTGAAGCTCGGGTCCGGTTCACGTCTCTGGGAGTCACCGGAGGAGCTGTTCGACCGGTTCCACTGCGATGTCGTGCCGAGTCCGAGCGGGGTGACGCATCACCTGTTCTGGCGGAAGTGA
- a CDS encoding CGNR zinc finger domain-containing protein, which translates to MKEPVIEQPALPPAQGEEEHPSLALVNSAIALPGGHTVDLLGTPAQTNHWLTQRGLAPVDAGMREMCATQLRSLREQIRSLFAARVEDLPALPAAVTALNDALTRVPTAPLLRWDDKTGPYRTAPHPTTAIVDLALATLAADAADLLTSPDAERLTACGSPPCNRYLLRHGRRQWCSTRCGDRARAARAYARRSNSR; encoded by the coding sequence ATGAAGGAGCCCGTGATCGAACAACCTGCCCTGCCGCCCGCGCAGGGCGAGGAGGAACACCCGTCCCTCGCTCTCGTCAACAGCGCGATCGCCCTGCCCGGCGGGCACACGGTCGACCTCCTGGGTACCCCCGCGCAGACGAACCACTGGCTGACCCAGCGCGGCCTCGCCCCGGTCGACGCCGGCATGCGGGAGATGTGCGCGACCCAACTGCGCTCACTGCGCGAACAGATCAGGTCGCTGTTCGCCGCCCGCGTCGAAGACCTGCCCGCCCTCCCCGCGGCCGTGACGGCCCTCAACGACGCGCTGACCCGGGTCCCCACCGCCCCGCTGCTGCGGTGGGACGACAAGACCGGCCCCTACCGCACGGCTCCCCACCCCACCACCGCGATCGTCGACCTGGCCCTGGCCACCCTCGCCGCCGACGCAGCCGACCTGCTCACCTCCCCCGACGCCGAACGCCTCACCGCCTGCGGCTCCCCGCCCTGTAACCGCTACCTGCTCCGCCACGGCCGCCGCCAGTGGTGCTCCACCCGCTGCGGCGACCGCGCCCGGGCGGCGCGTGCGTACGCCCGCCGCAGCAACTCGCGATGA
- a CDS encoding helix-turn-helix domain-containing protein yields MDERRTPRTLREKYGEELRLRRTAAGLTQEELSDQVVCSPTLISHFEAGRRLPKPDDSRRIDRALGTDGFFTRWLEDLENKYDPRFAAAAELERHATVIQQFALSLVPGLLQTPDYARAVFAAYRPNSTDQELDRKVVIRTERARILDGPSAPVIWTLLDEAVLRRSVGGPQVMAEQLHKIADLAGSRRIRLHVLPYRVGAHPLMESLLTLMTFEDSAPVAYVDAFETGRLMDDPALVSACQTAYALALSDALSRQESLALVKSAAEEHGHDQQ; encoded by the coding sequence ATGGACGAACGCCGCACGCCTCGAACGCTGCGGGAGAAGTACGGGGAGGAGCTGAGGCTACGGCGGACGGCGGCGGGTCTCACTCAGGAGGAACTGAGCGACCAGGTCGTGTGCTCGCCTACGCTGATCAGCCACTTCGAGGCCGGGAGACGGCTGCCCAAACCCGACGACTCCCGGCGGATCGACCGTGCGCTGGGGACGGACGGATTTTTCACGCGGTGGCTGGAGGATCTGGAGAACAAGTACGATCCCCGCTTCGCTGCCGCGGCCGAACTGGAGCGACACGCAACCGTGATCCAGCAGTTCGCGCTCTCGCTGGTGCCCGGCCTGCTCCAGACGCCCGATTACGCGCGGGCAGTGTTCGCCGCTTACCGCCCCAACTCCACAGACCAGGAACTTGACAGGAAAGTTGTCATCCGAACAGAGCGTGCCCGAATTCTCGACGGGCCGTCGGCTCCGGTCATCTGGACGCTTCTCGACGAGGCCGTGCTGCGACGCTCTGTGGGTGGCCCGCAGGTCATGGCCGAACAGCTGCACAAGATCGCGGACTTGGCCGGGTCACGACGGATTCGGCTGCACGTCCTTCCGTACCGCGTCGGTGCGCATCCGCTCATGGAGAGCCTGCTCACCCTGATGACCTTCGAGGACTCCGCCCCGGTGGCATACGTCGACGCATTCGAGACGGGACGTCTGATGGACGATCCGGCGCTGGTGAGCGCCTGCCAGACCGCCTACGCTCTGGCGCTGAGCGACGCGTTGTCGCGGCAGGAGTCACTGGCCCTCGTCAAGTCGGCAGCAGAGGAACACGGGCATGATCAGCAGTGA